One Clupea harengus chromosome 12, Ch_v2.0.2, whole genome shotgun sequence DNA segment encodes these proteins:
- the nudcd3 gene encoding nudC domain-containing protein 3, whose translation MSSPIEMTEMYDNALLGILQHVGNIQDFLQVYFGFLYRKTDFYRLLSNPNDRMGFPPGVAEKMILRTFKTFEKFAIADREREMQRRAPAVIQELEVPSEQEEAGAVAAAAASCSAEETAPSPSPASSSSSAPAPVHLSPGPSSASAQAAGASSQSQSSSVAQPSGGDQAVGSSGAGATAAEPGKSDFQSNPDSYNGAVTENYTWSQDYTDVEIKVHVQPNILKGKQVSVNFQSDRLRVALKEGASERVVVEGALCHKINMETSLWSLEPGQCILISLSKCGEVWWNAVLKGEKEIDINQINRERSMATVDEEEHAVLDRLTFDYHQKLQGKPQSHEMKVHDMLKKGWDAEGSPFKGQQFDPSMFDIPPSAVQF comes from the exons ATGTCATCGCCAATAGAAATGACTGAAATGTATGACAACGCGCTACTTGGAATCTTACAACACGTTGGAAATATACAAGATTTTCTACAGGTCTACTTCGGATTTCTTTACCGAAAGACGGACTTCTACCGTCTACTTTCAAATCCAAATGACCGTATGGGCTTTCCTCCTGGTGTAGCAGAGAAAATGATCCTCAGA ACCTTCAAAACGTTTGAGAAGTTTGCGATTGCGGACCGAGAGCGAGAGATGCAGCGCAGGGCACCGGCAGTGATTCAGGAGCTGGAGGTGCCATCAGAGCAGGAGGAAGCAGGAGCTGttgcggcagcagcagcatcctgtAGCGCAGAGGAGACTGCTCCATCTCCATCCCcggcttcttcctcttcctcggctCCGGCTCCAGTTCATCTGTCTCCAGGTCCGTCCTCAGCGTCCGCTCAAGCAGCCGGTGCCTCCTCACAGTCCCAGAGCAGCAGTGTTGCCCAGCCCTCAGGGGGTGACCAGGCAGTGGGGTCCTCCGGTGCAGGAGCGACTGCAGCAGAGCC aggAAAATCAGATTTCCAGAGCAACCCTGACAGTTACAACGGGGCAGTGACAGAGAACTACACCTGGTCCCAGGACTACACTGATGTAGAGATCAAGGTTCATGTTCAGCCGAATATCCTCAAGGGCAAACAG gtgtctgtTAACTTTCAGTCAGACAGACTCCGTGTGGCTCTGAAAGAGGGGGCATCAGAGAGGGTTGTGGTTGAAGGTGCGCTTTGTCACAAGATCAACATGGAGACCTCCCTCTGGAGCCTAGAGCCTGGACAGTGCATTCTG ATCTCGCTCAGTAAGTGCGGAGAGGTGTGGTGGAATGCCGTGTTGAAGGGTGAAAAGGAGATCGACATCAACCAGATCAACCGCGAGCGCTCCATGGCAACGGTTGACGAGGAGGAGCATGCGGTGCTGGATCGCCTGACGTTCGACTACCACCAGAAACTACAGGGCAAGCCACAGAGCCATGAGATG AAAGTCCATGACATGCTGAAGAAGGGTTGGGATGCGGAGGGCTCCCCTTTCAAGGGTCAGCAGTTTGACCCGTCGATGTTTGACATCCCTCCCAGCGCTGTCCAGTTCTGA
- the mrps24 gene encoding 28S ribosomal protein S24, mitochondrial: MAASLTSRCAMLGATFRRLSIVGCPSLEVRGIHSTAICYKNRAARIRVGKGDRPLNYEQALHPHQIGHRKGWLSAHTSNLHEEEGAADRTVEDVFIRRFIYGTFHGCLANELVIKRRGNIIVICALMLQKVQPQKFYFLIGYTETLLSHFYKCPVKMEVQTLEKKAVYKYV; this comes from the exons ATGGCGGCGTCCTTGACAAGTCGGTGTGCGATGTTAGGG GCTACGTTTCGAAGACTGTCCATTGTTGGCTGCCCTTCATTGGAAGTGCGAGGAATTCATTCAACTGCCATATGTTATAAG AACCGGGCAGCCCGTATTCGTGTGGGGAAAGGTGACCGGCCCTTGAACTATGAGCAGGCACTCCATCCACACCAGATAGGTCATCGCAAGGGCTGGCTCTCTGCGCATACGA GCAATCTGCATGAAGAAGAAGGTGCTGCTGACAGGACCGTAGAAGATGTCTTTATTCGTCGCTTCATATATGGTACGTTCCACGGTTGCCTGGCCAACGAGTTGGTTATTAAACGCCGTGGCAACATCATAGTGATATGCGCCCTAATGCTTCAGAAGGTGCAACCACAGAAGTTCTACTTCCTCATTGGCTACACAGAGACACTGCTCTCTCACTTTTACAAGTGCCCTGTCAAGATGGAGGTACAGACTTTGGAAAAGAAGGCAGTTTATAAGTATGTCTAG
- the gnsb gene encoding LOW QUALITY PROTEIN: glucosamine (N-acetyl)-6-sulfatase (Sanfilippo disease IIID), b (The sequence of the model RefSeq protein was modified relative to this genomic sequence to represent the inferred CDS: deleted 1 base in 1 codon), translating to MASLKASSGQSALHRTLCAVVRVTALFLALAACLPRCTECAKTSNIVLIVTDDQDVQLGGLTPMKKASALIGDAGVTFSNAFTVTPLCCPSRSSIFTGKYPHNHEVRNNSLSGNCSSPAWQKDSESLAFPVYLSKNGYQTFYGGKYLNQYGKKEAGGVEHVPPGWDQWNALVGNSVYYNYTLSVNGKEEKHGDDYNKDYLTDLILNRSLHFLDDRSPQHPFFIMLSPPAPHSPWTAAPQYQKAFGDVKAPRDGSFNKPGKDKHWLLRQPVNPMPESSVNYLDDAFQKRWQTLLSVDDMVEILVKKLEDLKELNNTYIFYMSDNGYHTGQFSLPIDKRQLYEFDIRVPLMVRGPGIQAKQTLPAPVLNIDLAPTILDIAGVNLTQVNMDGQSFLPQMAPSLRNGTARSFFLVEYTGEGHPSEPACPKLGPGLAHCFPDCTCEDAFNNTYACVRTLTGCNLQYCEFADSEAFVEVYNLTSDPHQLENIVKKVDPTLLQTMNQRLIKLQSCVGSSCRDNSKY from the exons ATGGCAAGTTTGAAGGCCAGTTCAGGACAGAGCGCTCTACATCGGACACTTTGTGCGGTCGTCAGAGTAACCGCATTGTTCCTCGCCTTGGCTGCATGTCTGCCCAGGTGCACAGAATGCGCGAAGACAAGCAACATTGTGCTAATTGTAACCGACGACCAGGATGTTCAACTTGGCGGACTG ACACCAATGAAAAAGGCCAGTGCGTTAATAGGGGATGCTGGCGTCACCTTTTCTAACGCA tTCACAGTTACCCCACTGTGCTGTCCGAGTCGCAGCAGCATCTTCACAGGTAAATACCCACACAACCATGAGGTCCGGAACAACTCCTTATCCGGCAACTGTAGTAGCCCTGCGTGGCAGAAGGATTCTGAATCCCTGGCCTTCCCTGTCTACCTCAGTAAGAACGGATACCAGACATTTTATGGGGGGAAATATCTCAACCAG TATGGCAAGAAGGAGGCGGGCGGCGTGGAGCATGTACCGCCTGGTTGGGACCAATGGAACGCACTG GTAGGGAACTCCGTGTACTACAAttacactctctcagtgaacgGTAAAGAGGAGAAGCACGGAGATGACTACAACAAGGACTACCTGACAGATCTTATC TTGAACAGATCGTTGCACTTCCTGGACGATAGGAGCCCCCAGCACCCGTTCTTCATCATGCTGTCCCCCCCggcc ccccactccccctggACAGCGGCCCCCCAGTACCAGAAGGCCTTCGGTGATGTGAAGGCCCCACGGGATGGAAGTTTTAATAAACCAGGCAAA GACAAGCACTGGCTCCTGCGACAACCTGTGAACCCGATGCCCGAGAGCTCTGTGAACTATTTAGATGATGCATTCCAAAAAAG GTGGCAGACACTTCTCTCCGTTGATGACATGGTGGAGATCCTGGTGAAAAAACTGGAGGACCTGAAGGAGCTTAATAACACCTACATCTTCTACATGTCAGACAATGGATACCACACAG GTCAATTCTCGCTGCCCATCGACAAGAGACAACTGTACGAGTTTGACATCCGTGTGCCTCTCATGGTCCGTGGGCCAGGTATTCAGGCCAAACAAACCCTACCT GCTCCTGTGCTAAATATCGATCTGGCCCCGACTATCCTGGACATAGCCGGAGTCAATCTGACTCAAGTCAACATGGATGGCCAGTCCTTCCTGCcacagatg GCCCCTTCACTGCGCAACGGAACCGCCCGCTCTTTCTTCCTGGTGGAGTACACAGGGGAGGGACACCCCTCAGAGCCTGCTTGCCCAAAGCTGGGGCCTGGCCTGGCT CACTGCTTTCCAGACTGCACTTGTGAGGATGCCTTCAATAACACGTACGCCTGTGTGAGAACGCTGACTGGCTGCAACCTGCAGTACTGTGAGTTTGCAGACAGCGAG GCATTCGTGGAGGTGTACAACCTGACATCAGACCCTCATCAGCTGGAGAACATTGTGAAGAAGGTGGACCCCACCCTGCTGCAGACCATGAACCAACGGCTCATCAAGCTACAGTCCTGCGTGGGAAGCAGCTGCCGTGACAACAGCAAATACTAA